A stretch of Cryptosporangium aurantiacum DNA encodes these proteins:
- a CDS encoding MaoC family dehydratase, with protein MTAPEVGSIAAEKQYGPMTTRMFVRYSGASGDLNPMHYDDAMARSAGYPGVFSQGMHIAALLAGYAVEWLGAHNVRRFAVRFRDQVYPGDVLTCGGAITAVEQRADGTLVTVDLRASVGSDRVALTATAQFLLAG; from the coding sequence ATGACCGCGCCCGAGGTGGGCAGCATCGCCGCGGAGAAGCAGTACGGCCCGATGACGACCCGGATGTTCGTTCGGTACTCGGGCGCATCCGGCGACCTGAACCCGATGCACTACGACGACGCTATGGCGCGGTCGGCCGGATACCCCGGCGTCTTCTCGCAAGGGATGCACATCGCGGCGCTGCTGGCCGGTTACGCGGTGGAGTGGCTCGGCGCTCACAACGTGCGGCGGTTCGCGGTGCGTTTCCGCGATCAAGTCTACCCCGGCGACGTCCTGACCTGCGGTGGCGCGATCACCGCCGTCGAACAGCGAGCGGACGGAACGCTGGTGACCGTCGACCTGCGCGCCAGCGTCGGATCAGATCGGGTCGCGCTGACGGCGACCGCGCAATTTCTGCTCGCCGGGTAG